The Winogradskyella schleiferi genome contains the following window.
TAGGAAAAGCACAGTATATTTTAACTATTGCGTTTAGTATAGCATCTTTAGTGATTCTTGGATTAGGAATTATGGAAATTATTCCGATTTCCATGATTGGATATTGGTTATTGTTGGGACTCGGTATTACAGGCATATATTGGAAAAAAATTGATGTTCTCGCACAGCATACAGGAAGCGCAAAAGATACGTTTAAGCAATATGCATTACTTTTAGAGGTTATTGAAACGACAACGTTTCATTCTGAATTATTAAAGTCCAAGCAACAATTGATTCAATCTGAAGACCAAAAAGCATCTGAAATATTTTCAAAATTTTCAAAAGCACTCGATGCTTTGGATAATAGAAATAATCTCATTTCATTGGTTCTAGGTAATGGCTACCTGCTTCTTGATATACGATACAGCTATGCTGTTGAAAAATGGATTTCTAAAAATGCCGATAAAGTGGCCGATTGGTTTGAGGTCGTAACCTTCTTTGATGCGTTTAATAGTTTTGGAAACTATGGCTTTAACCACCAAAGCTTTACATATCCAACTCTAACAGATGAACCAGTTACAATTTTGGCTAAAGGTTTAGGACATCCCTTATTACATCCTGAAAAACGAATAGATAGTGATTTAAAGCTGGAAGAAGAACAATTCTTTATTGTGACAGGCGCAAACATGGCTGGGAAAAGCACCTTTTTAAGAACGGTTGCACTTCATATTGTTATGGCCAATGTTGGATTGCCTGTGTGTGCAAAAGAGAGCAAGTATAAGCCCATTAAGTTAATTACAAGCATGCGAACCACAGATTCGTTAACCGACGACAGCTCCTATTTCTTTAGTGAATTGACACGATTAAAATTTGTGGTGGATACCATTGAAAGCGACAAAAACTATTTCGTAATCCTCGATGAAATTTTAAAAGGGACTAACAGTACCGATAAAGCCATTGGCTCCAGAAAATTCGTAGAAAAGTTAGTGAAACAAAATGCCACAGGAATTATTGCTACGCACGATTTAAGCTTAACAGAAATAGAAACCGAATTAGGAGCAGTAAAAAACTATTATTTTGACGCAGAAATCATAAACGATGAACTCTTTTTCGATTACAAATTAAAACAAGGCGTCTGCCAAAATATGAACGCTAGCTTTTTGTTGAAGAAGATGGAGATTGTGTAAGGTTTATTCTTTGATTGTAATAGTTATGGGATGAACAGGTATATTATTTTTCACCTTAATGTTAAATATCGTTATTTTGTCACCAACTTTTGCATTAGAAATATAATCCGTTGCTTTGTCGTTAAGTAAATTTCCTTTTACAAATACTGTTTTTTGTTTTGGAACTTTAACTTTAAAACTAACAATAATTTTGTCCTTGAGGTTTTTGCAGTCTTTTTGAAATCCTTCTTTTAAAATGTCTTTTATAGACATATTTATATCACAACTTGTTTTCTTGAATTCATTTTGAGCTTTCACATTCAATGAAGACAAAACTAGAGTTAGTAATAATAGATATTTCATAATAACATATTTTGCTAAAGTCTAAAATACAAAAAAACCCTCTCTGTTTCCAGAAAGGGTTCTTATAAATTTTAAGAAAATAATTTCCTAAGCCTCAAAAGGCTCAATAGAAACGTAAGACTTGTTGTCTTTTTTCTTAGTAAATTTCACTAAACCATCAACTTTAGCGTGTAAAGTATGGTCTTTTCCTTGGTAAACGTTTTCACCTGGATGGTGCGTGTTACCACGTTGTCTTATGATAATGTTTCCAGCAATAGCAGCTTGTCCACCAAAAATCTTAACGCCTAAACGTTTCGATTCTGATTCTCTACCATTCTTCGAACTACCAACTCCTTTTTTATGAGCCATGATCTTAAGGTTTTTTATCCTAACGTAAGGTCAGGAACTAGTTTATAATTTAATGCAATTGAAAATTACTTTTCAATTCCACCGTCTAATCTTTCTTGTAATTCTTTTAATTCGTCCCACTTACCATCTGCAGCTAATTTAGCTTGTTTTGGCCAAGTATCGGTAACGATGTGTGCTAATCTAGAGCTAGCTTCAGAAAGCACATTGCTTAATTCTTCTGCTTTTGCGTTAGCCACTTTCTCAAAAGTTTCGTATCCAGCGTTTACCAATGCTTCAGCAGCTTTTGGTCCAGCACCTTCAATTTTCTTTAAATCGTCAGCTTTTCCTGTTGCTTTTTTAGCAACTGGTTTTGCTTTAGGCGCTTCTTTTTTAGCTTCTGGCTTTGCATCAGCTTTCGCTTCTACTTTTGGTTCAGCTTTTTTAGTTTCCTTTTTCGGAGCAGCTTTCTTTGCTCCTGAAGCAACAATACTTTCGATTACGATTTCAGTTAAAGATTGTCTGTGTCCATTTTTTACACGGTAACCTTTACGTCTTTTCTTTTTGAAAACTATTACTTTATCACCTTTAAGGTGCTTTAAGACTTTTGCACTTACTTGTGCTCCGTCTATAGCTGGGGCGCCTAAAGTTGTTTTGTCACCATCTCCTATTAAAAGAACGTTATCGAAAGAAACGTTTTTACCTTCTTCGGTAGATAAACGGTTAACAAAAACTTTTTGGTCTTTTGCAACTTTAAATTGCTGCCCTGCTATCTCTACAATTGCGTACATAGCGTAACGTTTTTATTAATTTGATTATTAAATAATAATGCCTTCCTCTAAGAAAGCGGGTGCAAATATAATCCTAAATTCTTAATTGGCAAACGTTTTAAGTGTTTTAGACCTGTTTTGACCTTAATTATAAAACAGTTGAACAAAGAAAGGCAAAAATAGGGTCATACTAAAATAGAGTTTTCACATATAATTATGTTAAAAAGACAATTCATTGCTTATTTTTGTGGGGTTCTGTAACAATTTTCATTGAGTACAGACTAACATATAAAACAATTTGAAACTTAAAAAAACTACAATGAAAAACTATTTACTGGCTTTGGCTTCTTTGTTGTTTATTGGTCATCAGGCAATAGCACAAAAGGTTGAATTTGAGGAATTTGATTTAGAAAATGGCTTGCATGTTATTATGCACCAAGACAACACGGCACCAGTTGTAATTACATCTGTGATGTATGACGTTGGAGGGAAAGATGGCGATAGGGAACGTACAGGGTTTGCACACTTTTTTGAGCACCTGTTATTTGAAGGCTCAGAAAATATTGGTCGAGGCGAATTCATGAAAATCATACCGGCAAATGGAGGTACTTTTAATGCAAACACATCTCAGGATAGAACGTATTATTATGAAATATTTCCTTCTAACAAATTAGAACTAGGATTGTGGTTAGAATCTGAACGTATGCTGCATCCAGTTATTGACCAAGTTGGTGTAGATACGCAGAACGAAGTGGTTAAAGAAGAAAAACGTCAAAGTTATGATAACAGACCTTATGGAGGGCTGCTAAAAACTATTGGCGAAAGCTTATTTAATGTGCATCCTTACAAAGATCAGAATATTGGTCTTATGGAGCATTTAGATGCGGCGACTTTAGAAGAATTCAATGCCTATTTTGATAAATATTATGTACCGAATAATGCGGTATTAGTCGTGGCAGGTGATATTGATTATGACAAGACAAAAAAATTGGTAAAAGATTATTTCAGTGCTGTTGAAAAAGGACCAGAGGTCGTGCGCAACTTTCCAAAAGAGTCACCAATCACGGAAACGAAAAAAGTAGTGGCCTACGATAAGAATATTCAAATACCTGCAATTATAGCAGCCTATCGTTTACCTGGTCAATCGACTAGAGAAGCTTATGTATTGGATATGATTTCCACTTATTTAAGTGGTGGAAAAAGTTCTGTGCTGTACAAGAAATTAATTGACGAACAAAAACAAGCGTTAACAGTACAAGCTGTTAATTTAGGTCAAGTAGATTATAATATTTTTGCCTTATTTGCTTTGCCATTAGGTGATGTAAGTTTAGACACCTTATTAGCAGAGATGGATGAAGAAATTGCTAAAATGCAAAATGAATTAATTAGTGAGCGCGATTATCAAAAACTTTTAAATCAGTTTGAAAATGATTTCGTGAGCTCTAATTCTAGTGTAGCAGGAATTG
Protein-coding sequences here:
- a CDS encoding MutS-related protein translates to MQNPNTFYKEQLEVNQKESKRIFKQLSLFSVLRLSVFILTGIGIYFTYKNWQIAAGIGVVGMAIFLFLLSRYTDLKSKRNLHKRLIAINENELNIAKGNFHERPDGSEFQNPKHFFSLDIDLFGKGSFFQFINRTAIKEGTEKLTEKLLSNDITNIKERQQAIQELAAMPEWRQNYTAVAQGVEIEHSAASITTWLKNYKPFLGKAQYILTIAFSIASLVILGLGIMEIIPISMIGYWLLLGLGITGIYWKKIDVLAQHTGSAKDTFKQYALLLEVIETTTFHSELLKSKQQLIQSEDQKASEIFSKFSKALDALDNRNNLISLVLGNGYLLLDIRYSYAVEKWISKNADKVADWFEVVTFFDAFNSFGNYGFNHQSFTYPTLTDEPVTILAKGLGHPLLHPEKRIDSDLKLEEEQFFIVTGANMAGKSTFLRTVALHIVMANVGLPVCAKESKYKPIKLITSMRTTDSLTDDSSYFFSELTRLKFVVDTIESDKNYFVILDEILKGTNSTDKAIGSRKFVEKLVKQNATGIIATHDLSLTEIETELGAVKNYYFDAEIINDELFFDYKLKQGVCQNMNASFLLKKMEIV
- a CDS encoding GldM family protein, producing the protein MKYLLLLTLVLSSLNVKAQNEFKKTSCDINMSIKDILKEGFQKDCKNLKDKIIVSFKVKVPKQKTVFVKGNLLNDKATDYISNAKVGDKITIFNIKVKNNIPVHPITITIKE
- the rpmA gene encoding 50S ribosomal protein L27 is translated as MAHKKGVGSSKNGRESESKRLGVKIFGGQAAIAGNIIIRQRGNTHHPGENVYQGKDHTLHAKVDGLVKFTKKKDNKSYVSIEPFEA
- the rplU gene encoding 50S ribosomal protein L21, translating into MYAIVEIAGQQFKVAKDQKVFVNRLSTEEGKNVSFDNVLLIGDGDKTTLGAPAIDGAQVSAKVLKHLKGDKVIVFKKKRRKGYRVKNGHRQSLTEIVIESIVASGAKKAAPKKETKKAEPKVEAKADAKPEAKKEAPKAKPVAKKATGKADDLKKIEGAGPKAAEALVNAGYETFEKVANAKAEELSNVLSEASSRLAHIVTDTWPKQAKLAADGKWDELKELQERLDGGIEK
- a CDS encoding M16 family metallopeptidase, which translates into the protein MKNYLLALASLLFIGHQAIAQKVEFEEFDLENGLHVIMHQDNTAPVVITSVMYDVGGKDGDRERTGFAHFFEHLLFEGSENIGRGEFMKIIPANGGTFNANTSQDRTYYYEIFPSNKLELGLWLESERMLHPVIDQVGVDTQNEVVKEEKRQSYDNRPYGGLLKTIGESLFNVHPYKDQNIGLMEHLDAATLEEFNAYFDKYYVPNNAVLVVAGDIDYDKTKKLVKDYFSAVEKGPEVVRNFPKESPITETKKVVAYDKNIQIPAIIAAYRLPGQSTREAYVLDMISTYLSGGKSSVLYKKLIDEQKQALTVQAVNLGQVDYNIFALFALPLGDVSLDTLLAEMDEEIAKMQNELISERDYQKLLNQFENDFVSSNSSVAGIAGSLATYYLLYGDVNIINNQLETYRSITREEIQDVAKKYLSPNQRVEIEYLPKTEEQ